A genomic stretch from Musa acuminata AAA Group cultivar baxijiao unplaced genomic scaffold, Cavendish_Baxijiao_AAA HiC_scaffold_1138, whole genome shotgun sequence includes:
- the LOC135671259 gene encoding probable LRR receptor-like serine/threonine-protein kinase At2g28960, with protein MLMVEQYQTFCRILSNNRLNGPIPASLCDGQSKGLLELRVDNNPDICLCHSTCQIGSKGRKLATFTIVLITVILALIILLLLSLLLFFSRRKKSKTKLSPPIQDSLAIPETHRFTYDELKAITNNFDLVLGKGGFGNVYHGRLHDGTEAAVKLLHSHRMVKGTSSEESMSANSGSRSHGLKEFQAEALLLSRVHHRNLVSLIGYCRDSNQLGLVYEYAACGSLRDHLSDKTGNSQTLSWRERIQIAVEAAQGLEYLHKGCVPPIIHRDVKTNNILLTHDFEAKVADFGLSKPFLTDAQTHVSTDVVAGTPGYIDPEYSATFQLTEKSDVYSFGVVLLELVTGQSALLDQPKRCHLVQWVRSRLAEADITKVADPKLGGQYDNCSILKVIDLAMRCVDISADQRPTMTQVVMRLKESLQPTGEQHWK; from the exons ATGCTAATGGTTGAGCAATATCAAACTTTTTGCAGAATTTTGTCAAATAACCGACTCAATGGGCCTATTCCAGCTTCTTTGTGTGATGGACAATCAAAAGGATTGCTTGAGTTGAG AGTGGACAACAATCCGGATATATGTCTCTGTCATAGTACATGTCAAATTGGCAGCAAAGGAAGGAAGCTTGCTACATTCACCATTGTGCTGATCACTGTCATCCTGGCGCTGATTATACTGCTGCTCCTATCACTGCTTTTATTCTTCTCGAGGAGAAAAAAATCTAAGACAAAATTAT CACCGCCAATTCAAGACTCGCTTGCTATACCCGAAACCCATAGATTTACATATGATGAATTGAAGGCCATCACCAACAATTTTGATCTTGTACTTGGAAAGGGGGGGTTTGGGAATGTTTACCATGGTCGATTGCATGATGGCACTGAAGCTGCAGTAAAACTTTTGCACTCACATCGGATGGTCAAAGGGACATCATCTGAGGAGTCCATGTCTGCAAATTCTGGCTCCAGATCACATGGGCTGAAAGAGTTTCAAGCCGAG GCTCTTCTCTTATCGAGGGTCCATCACAGGAACTTAGTGTCTTTGATCGGGTACTGTAGAGACAGCAATCAACTTGGACTTGTTTATGAATATGCTGCTTGTGGAAGTCTTAGAGATCATCTTTCAG ATAAAACTGGAAATAGCCAAACATTGAGTTGGAGAGAACGAATTCAGATAGCAGTGGAAGCCGCACAAG GTCTGGAGTATCTACACAAGGGATGTGTGCCACCTATAATCCATAGAGATGTGAAGACTAACAATATCCTCTTAACACATGACTTTGAGGCAAAGGTAGCAGATTTTGGGCTGTCAAAGCCTTTCCTGACCGATGCCCAGACTCACGTATCTACTGATGTTGTGGCTGGCACTCCAGGATACATAGATCCCGA GTACTCTGCTACCTTCCAGCTGACTGAAAAAAGTGATGTATACAGCTTCGGAGTTGTTCTTCTGGAGCTGGTTACAGGCCAATCAGCCTTGTTGGATCAACCAAAAAGGTGTCACTTAGTCCAATGGGTACGATCGAGGCTAGCTGAAGCCGACATCACTAAGGTGGCTGATCCAAAACTCGGAGGGCAATACGACAACTGCTCTATCCTAAAGGTCATTGATTTAGCAATGCGATGTGTTGATATTTCTGCTGATCAGAGGCCAACCATGACCCAAGTGGTGATGCGATTGAAGGAGAGTTTGCAACCAACCGGAGAACAACACTGGaagtga
- the LOC135671207 gene encoding zinc finger CCCH domain-containing protein 35-like has product MMSMMIGRGSCYHNATVHVPPWASFDDPTAGDVLQDEAALAALHLCVGREEEAGEEDLSLVDAYASDEFRMYEFKVRRCARGRAHDWTECPFAHPGEKARRRDPRKHRYSGTSCPDFRKTTGCKRGDACELAHGVFECWLHPDRYRTQPCKDGTTCRRRVCFFAHTPDQLRVVPPQHRKNSPSTATAADSYDGSPPRRHSYLPKNIAASPTSTLISPPNSPPTESPPISPDGAKLRRGSWHAGSSVNEIVASLRQLQLSRAESAPISWGSQVGSGGFASPRGASFAGFNAGFCGLPSTPTAPAMTCGDSRWLEEEEPAERVESGRALRAKMFERLSKGSTFEKAEAAPDVGWVTELLK; this is encoded by the coding sequence ATGATGTCGATGATGATCGGACGAGGTAGCTGCTATCACAATGCGACGGTCCACGTACCTCCTTGGGCCTCCTTCGATGATCCGACGGCCGGCGACGTCCTCCAAGACGAGGCCGCGCTCGCGGCGCTGCATCTCTGCGTCGGCCGCGAGGAGGAGGCGGGGGAGGAGGACCTTTCGCTGGTGGACGCGTACGCGTCGGACGAGTTCCGGATGTACGAGTTCAAGGTGCGGCGGTGCGCCCGCGGGCGCGCCCACGACTGGACCGAGTGCCCCTTCGCGCACCCGGGGGAGAAGGCCCGCCGCCGCGACCCGCGGAAACACCGGTACTCGGGCACGTCCTGCCCGGACTTCCGCAAGACCACCGGGTGCAAGCGCGGCGACGCCTGCGAGCTCGCCCACGGGGTGTTCGAGTGCTGGCTCCACCCCGACCGCTACCGCACCCAGCCCTGCAAGGACGGCACCACCTGCCGCCGCCGCGTTTGCTTCTTCGCTCATACCCCCGACCAGCTCCGCGTGGTGCCGCCGCAGCACAGGAAGAACTCCCCATCGACCGCGACCGCCGCCGACTCCTACGACGGGTCGCCTCCTCGCCGGCACTCTTATCTTCCCAAGAATATCGCCGCCTCGCCGACTTCGACGCTGATCTCGCCGCCCAACTCCCCGCCAACGGAGTCTCCGCCGATATCACCCGACGGCGCGAAGCTTCGGCGGGGGTCATGGCATGCGGGCTCATCGGTGAACGAGATCGTGGCGTCGCTGAGGCAGTTGCAGCTCAGCAGGGCGGAGTCGGCGCCGATCTCCTGGGGGTCGCAGGTGGGAAGCGGTGGATTTGCCTCGCCGAGGGGCGCGTCATTTGCCGGGTTTAATGCAGGCTTCTGCGGCCTGCCGTCGACGCCGACGGCCCCCGCGATGACGTGCGGCGATTCCAGGTGGTTAGAGGAAGAGGAGCCGGCGGAGAGGGTGGAGTCCGGGAGGGCTCTGAGGGCGAAGATGTTCGAGAGGCTGAGCAAAGGCAGCACTTTTGAGAAGGCGGAGGCCGCACCGGACGTGGGGTGGGTGACAGAGCTGTTAAAGTAG
- the LOC135671167 gene encoding probable F-box protein At4g22030, with protein MAALRVQILLSCSSSRPRFHASLYRSANFRTRSIYLRKLTNKIATEDLKLKQENAATEGNEDQELVVAKLVAIAEAVADRANMHAIIGAQRNNWNHLLTNSINSITLVGSLMVGISSMQAGGATPQLLPLKIASVLLFGTATGMMLIVNKIQPSQLAEEQRKATWMWKQLERSIHDALSLRAPTESDVDDAMDKVLALEKAYPLPLLPGMLDKFPDKVEPTRWWPKLRQRQTEAQRGRTNGAERNGWSEELEEEMAGLLKVLKLKDEKQYVTVGKAALNINRALATAGPIFAGLATIGSGSIGASALGPLPALLAVAGGSLAAVANTLEHAGQVGMVFELFRNNAGFYRWLQEEIELNLGEEDVEKRENGELFKLKLALQLGRSLAEFTDFVPYATASCKDEDIKVCAGKLF; from the coding sequence atggcggcTCTTCGAGTCCAGATTTTGCTGTCGTGTTCATCATCTCGTCCGAGATTTCATGCTAGCCTTTATCGCTCCGCCAATTTCAGAACGAGAAGCATCTACCTTCGGAAGCTAACGAACAAGATCGCAACCGAGGACCTCAAGCTGAAGCAAGAGAACGCGGCCACCGAGGGTAACGAGGACCAAGAGTTGGTGGTCGCCAAGCTTGTTGCCATAGCCGAGGCTGTCGCTGACAGAGCCAACATGCACGCGATCATCGGAGCACAGAGGAACAACTGGAATCACCTCCTCACCAACTCCATCAACTCCATCACCCTCGTCGGCTCGCTCATGGTGGGAATCTCATCGATGCAGGCGGGAGGTGCAACGCCGCAGTTGCTGCCGCTGAAGATAGCGTCCGTTCTACTGTTCGGCACGGCGACCGGAATGATGCTGATCGTCAACAAGATTCAGCCTTCCCAGCTGGCCGAGGAACAAAGAAAGGCAACGTGGATGTGGAAACAACTCGAGAGATCGATCCACGACGCTCTCTCCCTGCGAGCTCCCACCGAGTCGGACGTCGACGACGCCATGGACAAGGTGCTCGCTCTCGAGAAGGCGTATCCCCTCCCTCTGCTCCCCGGAATGCTCGACAAGTTCCCGGACAAGGTGGAGCCCACACGTTGGTGGCCGAAGCTCCGACAGAGGCAGACGGAAGCGCAGCGCGGACGCACGAACGGAGCAGAGAGGAATGGTTGGAGCGAAGAACTGGAAGAAGAGATGGCGGGCCTTCTCAAGGTTCTGAAGCTGAAAGACGAGAAACAATATGTGACGGTGGGGAAGGCGGCCTTGAACATCAACAGGGCTTTAGCTACCGCAGGGCCGATATTTGCCGGCCTCGCGACCATCGGATCTGGATCGATAGGCGCTTCGGCTCTGGGGCCGCTGCCGGCGCTGCTTGCGGTGGCGGGAGGGTCGCTGGCGGCTGTGGCGAACACGTTGGAGCATGCGGGGCAGGTGGGGATGGTGTTCGAGCTGTTCCGGAACAATGCCGGCTTCTACAGGTGGCTGCAAGAGGAAATCGAGTTGAATCTGGGGGAGGAAGATGTGGAGAAGAGGGAGAACGGGGAGCTGTTCAAGTTGAAGCTGGCTTTGCAGCTCGGAAGGAGCCTCGCCGAGTTCACAGACTTTGTGCCGTATGCTACTGCTTCATGTAAAGATGAAGATATCAAGGTGTGTGCCGGGAAGCTGTTCTAA
- the LOC103973048 gene encoding inorganic pyrophosphatase 2 — MADNVIVVFDFDKTIIDCDSDNWVIDDLGGTQLFDQMLQTMPWNSAMDRVMGALHSQGRTVDEITASLRRAPLPAHTVAAVKAAYALGCELRIVSDANRFFIETILEHHGLGSYFSEINTNPGYVDEEGRLRILPYHDFKTSSHGCGLCPPNMCKSTIIERIQASASLEGRKRFIYLGDGKGDYCPALRLSEEDYVMPRKNHPAWELILANPRALRAEIHGWGDAEELEEVLLRLIGDSISARGSDANRLISADCKFQTTMPLSSHEALPKPLRVPN, encoded by the exons ATGGCCGACAACGTCATCGTGGTGTTCGACTTCGACAAGACCATCATCGACTGCGACAGCGACAACTGGGTCATCGACGATCTCGGCGGCACGCAGCTCTTCGACCAGATGCTCCAAACCATGCCATGGAACTCCGCCATG GATAGGGTGATGGGGGCGCTCCATTCGCAGGGAAGAACGGTCGATGAGATCACGGCGAGCCTGAGGAGGGCTCCTTTGCCCGCCCACACCGTCGCTGCCGTCAAAGCAGCTTACGCTCTCGG GTGCGAGTTGCGGATCGTGAGTGACgccaatagattcttcatcgagaCCATTCTCGAGCACCATGGACTGGGGAGCTATTTCTCGGAGATCAACACGAATCCAGGCTACGTTGACGAGGAAGGAAGGCTCCGAATCCTCCCTTACCATGACTTCAAGACTTCCTCCCATGGCTGCGGTCTCTGCCCGCCCAACATGTGCAAG AGTACGATCATCGAGAGAATCCAAGCGTCAGCATCTCTCGAAGGGAGGAAGCGATTTATTTACCTGGGCGATGGAAAGGGAGACTACTGTCCCGCGCTCAGGCTGAGCGAAGAGGACTACGTGATGCCGAGGAAGAACCATCCCGCGTGGGAGCTTATACTCGCCAATCCTCGTGCCCTCAGAGCAGAGATCCACGGATGGGGAGACGCAGAGGAGCTCGAGGAGGTCTTGCTTCGACTCATCGGCGACTCCATCTCGGCCCGTGGCAGCGACGCCAACCGGTTGATCTCAGCCGACTGCAAGTTTCAGACGACGATGCCACTGTCTTCCCACGAGGCTTTACCCAAGCCTCTTCGAGTTCCTAACTGA